One [Clostridium] saccharolyticum WM1 DNA segment encodes these proteins:
- the era gene encoding GTPase Era gives MENNYKSGFVTLIGRPNVGKSTLMNHLIGQKIAITSDKPQTTRNRIQTVYTDERGQIIFLDTPGIHKAKNKLGEYMVSVAERTLKEVDVVLWLVEPTTYIGAGEQHIAEQLNQVKTPVILAINKIDTVKNQEEILTFISAYKDVCRFAEIVPVSALKDKNTDLLLELIYKYLPAGPQYYDEDTVTDQPMRQISAELIREKALRLLNDEIPHGIAVTIEKMKERDNGIMDIEADIICERDSHKGIIIGKGGTMLKKIGTAARREIEDLMDTKVNLQLWVKVRKEWRDSELYMKNYGYNEKEI, from the coding sequence ATGGAAAACAATTATAAATCAGGTTTCGTAACCCTGATCGGGCGCCCGAATGTTGGGAAATCTACCCTGATGAACCATCTCATCGGACAGAAGATCGCGATAACGTCTGATAAGCCCCAGACTACCAGAAACAGGATCCAGACCGTGTATACGGATGAAAGAGGGCAGATTATTTTTCTTGATACTCCCGGTATCCATAAGGCTAAGAACAAGCTGGGAGAATATATGGTAAGCGTTGCAGAACGAACCTTAAAGGAAGTGGATGTGGTGCTATGGCTGGTGGAACCCACCACCTACATCGGTGCGGGAGAGCAGCATATTGCAGAGCAGTTAAATCAAGTAAAAACACCGGTGATCCTGGCTATTAATAAAATTGATACGGTGAAAAATCAGGAGGAGATTCTGACCTTTATAAGTGCTTATAAGGATGTCTGCCGGTTTGCTGAAATTGTTCCGGTTTCCGCTTTAAAGGATAAGAATACGGATCTCCTGCTGGAGCTTATTTATAAATATCTTCCAGCAGGGCCGCAGTATTACGACGAAGATACGGTGACCGACCAGCCTATGCGCCAGATTTCAGCAGAGCTAATCCGGGAAAAGGCTCTTCGCCTTTTAAACGACGAGATACCCCACGGAATCGCGGTGACCATTGAAAAGATGAAAGAACGGGATAACGGCATTATGGATATTGAAGCTGATATTATCTGCGAAAGGGATTCCCACAAAGGGATCATTATTGGAAAAGGCGGTACCATGCTGAAAAAAATCGGAACCGCTGCCCGCAGGGAAATCGAAGACCTGATGGATACAAAGGTAAATTTACAGCTCTGGGTAAAGGTCCGGAAGGAATGGCGTGACAGCGAGCTGTATATGAAGAATTATGGATATAATGAAAAAGAAATTTAA
- the recO gene encoding DNA repair protein RecO gives MREVETMTGMVIRVSPVGEMDKRLVILTRERGKITAFARGSRRPGSPLMAVSRPFAFGQFSLYEGRDSYTLRSAEIINYFDALSLDMEGTCYGSYFLELADYYARENMDGTGLLKLLYQSIRALLKPALKNQLVQRVFELKAMVLNGEYTEKPPCPVSDSAGYTWEYVIASPAEHLYTFTLTEPVLEEFSRCVEINKKRYVDRDFHSLEILQTMTGGKVLK, from the coding sequence TTGAGGGAAGTTGAGACCATGACGGGGATGGTGATTCGTGTGTCCCCGGTTGGAGAGATGGATAAGCGCCTTGTAATACTCACCAGGGAAAGAGGAAAAATCACCGCATTTGCCAGAGGGTCCAGAAGACCGGGAAGTCCTCTTATGGCAGTAAGCCGCCCCTTTGCCTTCGGGCAGTTTTCCCTGTATGAGGGCAGGGATTCCTATACCCTTCGGTCGGCGGAGATCATCAATTACTTTGATGCCCTTTCTCTGGATATGGAAGGAACCTGCTATGGCTCTTATTTTCTGGAGCTGGCTGATTATTATGCCAGAGAGAACATGGATGGTACAGGGCTTTTAAAGCTTCTTTACCAGTCCATACGGGCACTTTTAAAGCCAGCCCTGAAAAATCAGCTGGTCCAGAGGGTCTTTGAGTTGAAAGCCATGGTGCTGAACGGGGAATACACGGAAAAACCTCCCTGCCCCGTCAGTGATTCGGCAGGCTATACCTGGGAATATGTAATCGCCTCCCCGGCAGAGCATCTTTACACCTTTACCCTGACCGAACCGGTTCTGGAGGAGTTCAGCCGCTGCGTGGAAATCAACAAGAAGCGTTATGTGGACCGGGATTTTCACTCCCTTGAGATTTTGCAGACCATGACAGGGGGGAAAGTATTGAAATGA